One region of Parambassis ranga chromosome 12, fParRan2.1, whole genome shotgun sequence genomic DNA includes:
- the ggt5b gene encoding glutathione hydrolase 5 proenzyme, with amino-acid sequence MAKYKPWLLCCFILCGLICAVALVCLCIASLVDSRCSSGSFQHAAVSADSLRCSEIGRNMLEQGGSAVDGAIAALLCTSVVNPQSMGIGGGSIVTVRNKTGYVKVYNFRETVPQSFKADLLNDCSSTFSFSIGSQWIGVPGELRGYEMLHKQYGKLPWARLFEPTIKLAKEGIPLPPFLGKLLNTDIVKQLVEKSSLCEIFCNRNKTVLRTRDILKFPKLAETMETIAEQGVDAFYSGKIGQDLIQDIKAAGGTLKMEDLKSFQVQVDDAWTVPLGNTEMHIPPPPSGGALLALILRVMKEFSMTSNNLVGNKKMQMYHHYIEAAKFANGQRRSIRDPVFSHGKSAEHLINPSFINHIRQKITSNRTHDNSYYSNINPSSDHIGTTHVSVIDEDGLAVSATSTINQLFGGTIYSPRTGIILNNELSDFCGRADTLRAGERPPSSMTPVIMESKSGGILVIGGSGGSMITTAVALSIINRLWLGMNLKDAIAAPIVFVDAKNDVNFEPDFDKSVVEGLRALGHKVGNWKYFFNVVNAVEKENGCITAVSDSRKLGMSAGY; translated from the exons ATGGCTAAATATAAGCcctggctgctgtgctgctttattCTGTGCGGGTTAATTTGCGCGGTTGCTCTCGTTTGTCTGTGCATCGCTTCACTTGTTGATAGTAGATGTTCCAGCGGCAGCTTCCAGCACGCAGCGGTGTCTGCAGACTCGCTGCGCTGCTCCGAGATCGGCAG GAACATGCTTGAACAGGGGGGCTCAGCAGTAGATGGCGCCattgcagctctcctgtgcacATCAGTGGTCAATCCTCAGAGTATGGGGATCGGAGGAGGGTCCATAGTAactgtgagaaataaaacaG GCTATGTTAAAGTGTACAACTTCAGAGAGACAGTCCCGCAGTCATTCAAGGCTGACCTGTTGAACGACTGTAGCTCTACATTTAGTTTTTCCATAG GTAGCCAGTGGATTGGTGTCCCTGGAGAGCTGCGTGGCTATGAGATGCTGCACAAACAGTATGGGAAGCTGCCCTGGGCCAGGCTGTTTGAACCAACAATTAAACTGGCCAAAGAGGGAATCCCTTTGCCCCCCTTTCTGGGAAAACTTCTGAACACTGACATTGTCAAACAGCTGGTGGAAAAGTCATCTCTGTG tgaaattttctgcaacagaaacaaaactgtTCTGAGGACCAGAGACATCCTGAAGTTTCCTAAACTTGCAGAAACCATGGAAACCATTGCAGAGCAAGGTGTAGATGCCTTTTATTCTGGCAAGATAGGACAAGACTTAATCCAAGacataaaagctgcag GTGGGACATTGAAAATGGAGGACCTGAAGTCCTTCCAGGTGCAGGTAGACGATGCCTGGACTGTTCCACTTGGAAACACTGAGATGCACATCCCTCCACCGCCTTCTGGAGGCGCCCTGCTCGCCCTCATCCTCAGGGTCATGAAAG agtTCTCAATGACTTCAAACAACCTGGTTGGCAACAAGAAGATGCAGATGTACCATCATTATATTGAGGCAGCTAAGTTTGCTAATGGGCAAAGAAGGAGCATTCGTGATCCAGTCTTTAGTCACGGAAAG AGTGCAGAACACTTGATCAATCCCTCCTTCATTAATCACATCAGACAGAAGATCACTTCAAACCGCACCCATGACAACTCTTACTACTCGAATATCAACCCTTCCTCTGATCACATTGGGACAACACATGTGTCTGTCATAGATGAAGATGGACTGGCAGTCTCTgccaccagcacaataaaccaaTT atTCGGAGGAACCATTTACTCTCCACGAACAGGCATCATCCTCAACAATGAGCTGTCTGACTTTTGCGGGAGAGCAGACACACTGAGGGCAG GTGAACGTCCTCCTTCCTCAATGACTCCAGTAATAATGGAGTCAAAGTCTGGAGGGATCCTTGTGATTGGTGGATCAGGAGGAAGCATGATTACCACAGCAGTGGCCTTG TCTATAATAAATCGACTGTGGCTGGGGATGAACCTGAAAGATGCCATCGCTGCCCCCATAGTGTTTGTGGATGCAAAGAACGATGTGAATTTTGAACCAGACTTTGACAAG TCTGTGGTAGAAGGCCTCAGAGCTCTTGGACACAAAGTGGGGAACTGGAAATATTTTTTCAACGTGGTCAATGCTGTTGAGAAGGAGAATGGCTGCATTACCGCTGTATCAGACAGCAGAAAGTTGGGAATGTCAGCTGGATACTGA